Proteins encoded within one genomic window of Hahella chejuensis KCTC 2396:
- a CDS encoding PEP-CTERM sorting domain-containing protein has product MKRLACSFALTALLPLSAMADSISPSSYSATLGVGESVTITKTVTIDAEATTSKVDVFFLMDETGSMGSDIAAVKAAASSILSSAAGFGDINFGVGGYRDISDAFTYRTLTDMTADASATQAAINNWEAFGGYDRPEANIYALEQVANTVSWRPDAERILLWFGDATGHDPSLGSTEASATAALQAASIQVEAIDVASSCRVGYCLDGAGQASRITAATGGTYHSGIDTSSLVDTINAAISDAISTYTEVALDISEAPPGMVSVSPGVYTGSFSRDAAATYEFEVTFTGTTPGTHDFDIYATVDGGRVATEKDHIVVASVVPEPTSLALMGLGLAGLLARRRKS; this is encoded by the coding sequence ATGAAACGATTGGCGTGTTCTTTTGCGCTAACAGCGCTATTGCCACTTTCGGCAATGGCGGACTCTATTTCCCCTTCTTCCTACTCTGCAACATTGGGCGTAGGCGAAAGCGTAACTATTACCAAGACCGTGACCATTGATGCAGAAGCCACCACTTCCAAAGTAGACGTATTCTTCCTGATGGACGAAACCGGAAGCATGGGAAGTGATATCGCTGCGGTAAAAGCAGCGGCAAGCTCAATATTGAGTAGCGCAGCAGGCTTTGGAGACATTAATTTTGGAGTTGGCGGCTACCGTGATATAAGCGACGCCTTTACCTACCGCACACTCACTGATATGACTGCTGACGCTTCTGCGACACAAGCAGCCATTAATAATTGGGAGGCATTTGGGGGGTATGACCGCCCCGAGGCAAATATCTACGCACTTGAGCAAGTAGCAAACACTGTTTCATGGCGCCCAGATGCTGAACGCATCCTTCTGTGGTTCGGTGACGCGACAGGCCACGACCCATCTCTAGGCTCAACCGAAGCTAGCGCCACTGCCGCCCTCCAAGCGGCGAGCATTCAAGTGGAAGCAATTGACGTAGCTTCAAGCTGCCGAGTAGGTTACTGCCTTGATGGCGCCGGCCAGGCGAGCCGTATCACCGCAGCAACTGGCGGCACCTATCACTCAGGCATTGACACATCCTCACTCGTAGACACAATTAATGCGGCAATTTCCGACGCCATTTCCACGTACACCGAAGTAGCGCTTGATATTTCCGAGGCTCCTCCTGGCATGGTGTCTGTATCTCCGGGCGTATATACAGGCTCATTCTCTCGTGACGCCGCAGCTACTTACGAGTTTGAGGTCACCTTTACTGGCACCACTCCAGGAACTCACGACTTTGATATCTATGCCACCGTTGACGGCGGCCGAGTCGCCACAGAAAAAGACCACATTGTTGTGGCCTCAGTAGTTCCAGAGCCTACTAGCTTGGCGCTAATGGGACTTGGCTTAGCAGGTCTGTTGGCTCGCCGTAGAAAAAGCTAA